One part of the Arabidopsis thaliana chromosome 1 sequence genome encodes these proteins:
- a CDS encoding alpha/beta-Hydrolases superfamily protein (alpha/beta-Hydrolases superfamily protein; FUNCTIONS IN: hydrolase activity; EXPRESSED IN: 25 plant structures; EXPRESSED DURING: 15 growth stages; BEST Arabidopsis thaliana protein match is: alpha/beta-Hydrolases superfamily protein (TAIR:AT1G18360.1); Has 6390 Blast hits to 6380 proteins in 1730 species: Archae - 36; Bacteria - 4672; Metazoa - 140; Fungi - 153; Plants - 452; Viruses - 63; Other Eukaryotes - 874 (source: NCBI BLink).), with protein sequence MICSSKGTILIARGKNSNTIPRLPLKGSSTNYANRIQIRNPISVKTFRRSSSSSMAVETMSMGSDSSTLILTSGASGRVRVLFSMRELKRLVTIIQSLILFLLLPFRVVVWRRRTGAVVIRDDKQERKVWSPPQIVVRKRNIGGESSVSPPSVPAAVVDGEVAVRRELAIKRVLEDEGGDGSSVRDYSLFTTKRGDTLFSQSWSPLSPNHRGLIVLLHGLNEHSGRYSDFAKQLNANGFKVYGIDWIGHGGSDGLHAYVPSLDYAVTDLKSFLEKVFTENPGLPCFCFGHSTGGAIILKAMLDPKIESRVSGIALTSPAVGVQPSHPIFAVLAPIMAFLLPRYQISAANKKGMPVSRDPAALIAKYSDPLVFTGSIRVKTGYEILRITAHLQQNLNKVKVPFLVMHGTDDTVTDPSASKKLYEEAASSDKSLKLYDGLLHDLLFEPEREIIAGAILDWLNQRV encoded by the exons atGATCTGTTCAAGTAAAGGAACAATCTTAATCGCTAGAggtaaaaattcaaatacaatCCCTAGATTACCCCTAAAAGGGTCATCCACAAATTACGCGAAtcgaattcaaattcgaaACCCAATCAGTGTCAAAACTTTCCGGCgatcatcttcatcgtcaATGGCGGTGGAAACAATGTCGATGGGATCAGATTCATCAACTTTGATTCTAACATCAGGAGCAAGCGGTCGCGTTAGGGTACTCTTCTCGATGCGAGAGCTTAAGCGTCTCGTTACGATTATCCAATCGTTGATTCTTTTCCTCCTCCTTCCGTTTCGCGTCGTCGTTTGGCGGCGGAGGACTGGTGCGGTGGTTATCAGAGACGATAAGCAAGAGAGGAAGGTTTGGTCTCCTCCGCAGATCGTGGTGAGGAAGAGGAACATCGGTGGCGAAAGCAGCGTTTCTCCTCCGTCGGTTCCAGCTGCGGTGGTGGATGGGGAGGTTGCTGTTCGACGTGAACTGGCGATTAAGCGAGTTTTGGAGGATGAAGGCGGCGATGGAAGCTCCGTCAGAGATTATTCGCTATTCACGACGAAGAGAGGAGATACGTTGTTTAGTCAGTCATGGTCACCTCTTTCCCCAAATCACAG GGGACTTATTGTTCTGCTACATGGATTAAACGAGCATAG TGGCAGGTATAGTGATTTTGCAAAGCAGCTTAATGCTAATGGGTTCAAGGTCTATGGAATTGACTGGATCG GTCATGGCGGAAGTGATGGACTTCATGCTTACGTTCCTTCCCTTGATTACGCTGTCACAGATTTG AAATCATTTCTTGAAAAGGTATTCACAGAGAATCCAGGACTCCCCTGTTTCTGCTTTGGACACTCAACAGGTGGAGCAATCATCCTCAAG GCTATGCTGGATCCAAAGATTGAATCTCGAGTTTCAGGCATTGCATTGACTTCACCAGCTGTTGGAGTCCAACCATCCCATCCAATCTTCGCT GTTCTTGCTCCAATCATGGCGTTTCTACTACCCAGGTACCAAATCAGTGCAGCAAACAAGAAAGGAATGCCGGTTTCTCGTGACCCAGCAGCTCTCATCGCCAAATACTCTGACCCATTAGTCTTCACCGGATCCATCCGGGTTAAAACCGGCTACGAGATCCTTAGAATCACTGCTCACTTGCAACAGAACCTGAACAAAGTGAAAGTTCCCTTTCTTGTGATGCACGGTACTGACGACACAGTTACCGATCCTAGCGCCTCAAAGAAGCTCTACGAGGAAGCTGCCTCGTCAGACAAATCACTCAAGCTCTACGACGGGTTGTTGCACGATCTTCTTTTTGAACCCGAACGAGAAATCATCGCTGGAGCCATATTAGATTGGCTAAACCAGCGGGTTTAG
- a CDS encoding RNA-binding (RRM/RBD/RNP motifs) family protein (RNA-binding (RRM/RBD/RNP motifs) family protein; FUNCTIONS IN: RNA binding, nucleotide binding, nucleic acid binding; INVOLVED IN: biological_process unknown; LOCATED IN: cellular_component unknown; EXPRESSED IN: 22 plant structures; EXPRESSED DURING: 13 growth stages; CONTAINS InterPro DOMAIN/s: RNA recognition motif, RNP-1 (InterPro:IPR000504), Nucleotide-binding, alpha-beta plait (InterPro:IPR012677); BEST Arabidopsis thaliana protein match is: nucleolin like 2 (TAIR:AT3G18610.1).) produces MDRRLKKCSTSTDVESVHDVSKVTDPLQKAKRELDNVEIKEKQKKQKNQNETSEKQETKKFSTVYEKFNDTIKELDRVSGTCPIRPAIPFTPPKEKVEPIYHNECNFDDKAHLGVSDSALFVQGFDTSHPRHEIKTALWNHFSSCGKVYLIYVPIACSTGASVGYAFIDMKNETKGLTLNGSHLGGRKIDVMFAIDREEFYFSSNLKHCQRCRNYRPWLVLKAMSDACFEYHQRIKPRIVGTPHSKIGRFTAIIGRRSYS; encoded by the exons ATGGACCGGAGGCTCAAGAAATGCTCGACATCCACCGAt GTTGAATCAGTTCATGATGTTAGTAAGGTCACGGATCCTTTGCAGAAAG CTAAGAGAGAGTTGGATAATGtggaaatcaaagaaaaacagaagaagcagaagaaccAAAATGAAACATCTGAGAAG CAGGAAACTAAAAAATTCAGCACCGTTTACGAAAAGTTTAATGATACTATTAAAGAACTAGACAGGGTTTCTGGAACATGTCCCATACGACCTGCCATTCCATTCACG CCCCCAAAGGAAAAGGTGGAACCGATATATCACAATGAGTGCAATTTCGATGATAAAGCTCATCTGGGAGTATCTGACAGCGCCCTTTTTGTACAAGGATTTGATACTTCCCATCCAAGGCATGAAATCAAGACAGCATTGTGGAATCATTTCTCTTCATGTGGTAAGGTCTATCTGATTTATGTTCCCATTGCGTGTTCTACCGGTGCTTCGGTGGGATATGCTTTCATTGATatgaaaaatgaaaccaaGGGGTTGACACTCAATGGAAGTCATTTGGGAGGACGGAAGATCGATGTTATGTTCGCCATAGATAGAGAAGAGTTTTACTTCTCTTCTAACTTAAAACACTGTCAACGCTGCCGTAATTATAGGCCATGGCTTGTTTTAAAAGCCATGTCAGATGCCTGCTTTGAATATCACCAGAG GATTAAACCGCGGATCGTTGGCACTCCCCATAGCAAGATTGGTCGTTTTACAGCCATTATTGGTCGTCGCTCTTACAGCTAG
- a CDS encoding RNA-binding (RRM/RBD/RNP motifs) family protein (RNA-binding (RRM/RBD/RNP motifs) family protein; FUNCTIONS IN: RNA binding, nucleotide binding, nucleic acid binding; INVOLVED IN: biological_process unknown; LOCATED IN: cellular_component unknown; EXPRESSED IN: 22 plant structures; EXPRESSED DURING: 13 growth stages; CONTAINS InterPro DOMAIN/s: RNA recognition motif, RNP-1 (InterPro:IPR000504), Nucleotide-binding, alpha-beta plait (InterPro:IPR012677); BEST Arabidopsis thaliana protein match is: nucleolin like 2 (TAIR:AT3G18610.1); Has 124 Blast hits to 108 proteins in 13 species: Archae - 0; Bacteria - 0; Metazoa - 0; Fungi - 0; Plants - 124; Viruses - 0; Other Eukaryotes - 0 (source: NCBI BLink).) translates to MDRRLKKCSTSTDVESVHDVSKVTDPLQKAKRELDNVEIKEKQKKQKNQNETSEKETKKFSTVYEKFNDTIKELDRVSGTCPIRPAIPFTPPKEKVEPIYHNECNFDDKAHLGVSDSALFVQGFDTSHPRHEIKTALWNHFSSCGKVYLIYVPIACSTGASVGYAFIDMKNETKGLTLNGSHLGGRKIDVMFAIDREEFYFSSNLKHCQRCRNYRPWLVLKAMSDACFEYHQRIKPRIVGTPHSKIGRFTAIIGRRSYS, encoded by the exons ATGGACCGGAGGCTCAAGAAATGCTCGACATCCACCGAt GTTGAATCAGTTCATGATGTTAGTAAGGTCACGGATCCTTTGCAGAAAG CTAAGAGAGAGTTGGATAATGtggaaatcaaagaaaaacagaagaagcagaagaaccAAAATGAAACATCTGAGAAG GAAACTAAAAAATTCAGCACCGTTTACGAAAAGTTTAATGATACTATTAAAGAACTAGACAGGGTTTCTGGAACATGTCCCATACGACCTGCCATTCCATTCACG CCCCCAAAGGAAAAGGTGGAACCGATATATCACAATGAGTGCAATTTCGATGATAAAGCTCATCTGGGAGTATCTGACAGCGCCCTTTTTGTACAAGGATTTGATACTTCCCATCCAAGGCATGAAATCAAGACAGCATTGTGGAATCATTTCTCTTCATGTGGTAAGGTCTATCTGATTTATGTTCCCATTGCGTGTTCTACCGGTGCTTCGGTGGGATATGCTTTCATTGATatgaaaaatgaaaccaaGGGGTTGACACTCAATGGAAGTCATTTGGGAGGACGGAAGATCGATGTTATGTTCGCCATAGATAGAGAAGAGTTTTACTTCTCTTCTAACTTAAAACACTGTCAACGCTGCCGTAATTATAGGCCATGGCTTGTTTTAAAAGCCATGTCAGATGCCTGCTTTGAATATCACCAGAG GATTAAACCGCGGATCGTTGGCACTCCCCATAGCAAGATTGGTCGTTTTACAGCCATTATTGGTCGTCGCTCTTACAGCTAG
- the MKK9 gene encoding MAP kinase kinase 9 (MAP kinase kinase 9 (MKK9); FUNCTIONS IN: protein kinase activator activity, MAP kinase kinase activity, kinase activity; INVOLVED IN: in 7 processes; LOCATED IN: mitochondrion; EXPRESSED IN: 21 plant structures; EXPRESSED DURING: 13 growth stages; CONTAINS InterPro DOMAIN/s: Protein kinase, ATP binding site (InterPro:IPR017441), Protein kinase, catalytic domain (InterPro:IPR000719), Serine/threonine-protein kinase domain (InterPro:IPR002290), Serine/threonine-protein kinase-like domain (InterPro:IPR017442), Protein kinase-like domain (InterPro:IPR011009), Serine/threonine-protein kinase, active site (InterPro:IPR008271); BEST Arabidopsis thaliana protein match is: MAP kinase kinase 7 (TAIR:AT1G18350.1); Has 126854 Blast hits to 125581 proteins in 4823 species: Archae - 172; Bacteria - 14892; Metazoa - 47012; Fungi - 12114; Plants - 31822; Viruses - 500; Other Eukaryotes - 20342 (source: NCBI BLink).) has product MALVRERRQLNLRLPLPPISDRRFSTSSSSATTTTVAGCNGISACDLEKLNVLGCGNGGIVYKVRHKTTSEIYALKTVNGDMDPIFTRQLMREMEILRRTDSPYVVKCHGIFEKPVVGEVSILMEYMDGGTLESLRGGVTEQKLAGFAKQILKGLSYLHALKIVHRDIKPANLLLNSKNEVKIADFGVSKILVRSLDSCNSYVGTCAYMSPERFDSESSGGSSDIYAGDIWSFGLMMLELLVGHFPLLPPGQRPDWATLMCAVCFGEPPRAPEGCSEEFRSFVECCLRKDSSKRWTAPQLLAHPFLREDL; this is encoded by the coding sequence ATGGCTTTAGTACGTGAACGTCGTCAGCTAAATCTCcgtcttcctcttcctccaaTCTCCGACCGCCGCTTCTCCACCTCTTCCTCCTcagccaccaccaccaccgtcgCTGGCTGTAACGGAATCTCCGCTTGTGATCTCGAGAAACTCAACGTTCTCGGATGCGGAAACGGCGGGATTGTTTACAAAGTCCGTCATAAAACCACATCGGAGATCTACGCTTTGAAAACAGTTAACGGCGACATGGATCCGATTTTCACAAGACAGTTGATGCGAGAGATGGAGATTCTCCGCCGTACAGATTCACCGTACGTCGTTAAGTGTCACGGAATCTTCGAGAAACCTGTCGTCGGTGAAGTATCGATTCTAATGGAGTATATGGACGGCGGAACCCTAGAATCACTACGCGGCGGTGTAACGGAGCAAAAACTCGCCGGATTCGCTAAACAGATCTTAAAAGGATTAAGCTATTTACACGCTCTTAAGATCGTTCATCGTGATATCAAACCGGcgaatcttcttctcaattcGAAAAACGAAGTTAAAATCGCTGATTTCGGAGTTAGTAAGATCTTAGTCCGATCATTAGATTCGTGTAATTCGTATGTTGGTACTTGTGCTTATATGAGTCCGGAGAGGTTTGATTCGGAATCTTCCGGTGGAAGCTCTGATATCTACGCCGGAGATATCTGGAGTTTCGGATTGATGATGCTTGAGCTTCTCGTTGGTCATTTTCCTTTGCTTCCGCCGGGACAGAGACCTGATTGGGCGACGTTGATGTGCGCGGTGTGTTTTGGAGAACCGCCGCGAGCGCCGGAGGGATGTTCTGAAGAGTTTAGGAGCTTCGTTGAGTGTTGTCTCCGTAAAGATTCGAGTAAGCGATGGACGGCGCCGCAGCTTCTTGCTCATCCTTTTCTCCGGGAAGATCTTTGA
- a CDS encoding uncharacterized protein (unknown protein; Has 7 Blast hits to 7 proteins in 2 species: Archae - 0; Bacteria - 0; Metazoa - 0; Fungi - 0; Plants - 7; Viruses - 0; Other Eukaryotes - 0 (source: NCBI BLink).) produces MAIEKQEINESSIGFNLISEKRRHNKTHDDKPYLVDSLTLNSWASQPSTDEIIIIDDDEEKEVTLEPKRKKPRLGSWWDNVEAVDELCCVVKGSPPKAKEDNGVASKADSYFSSTDLHETMENKKINEDKRSLPEKDKDESTVGESNTKNKGMNT; encoded by the coding sequence ATGGCGAtagagaaacaagagattAACGAGTCGTCGATCGGATTCAACTTAATCTCCGAGAAACGTCGTCATAACAAGACCCACGATGACAAACCCTACTTGGTCGATTCTCTGACATTAAACTCCTGGGCATCACAACCATCTACTGatgaaatcatcatcatcgatgACGATGAGGAGAAGGAGGTAACCCTAGAGccgaagaggaagaagccGAGATTAGGGTCTTGGTGGGACAACGTCGAAGCCGTGGACGAATTATGTTGCGTGGTCAAGGGATCACCGCCGAAGGCAAAGGAGGACAATGGTGTTGCATCAAAAGCggattcatatttttcttctactgATCTTCACGAGACGATGGAGAACAAGAAGATTAACGAGGATAAGAGATCACTACCGGAGAAGGATAAAGACGAGAGTACTGTTGGTGAGAGTAATACTAAGAATAAGGGTATGAACACGTGA
- a CDS encoding RNA-binding (RRM/RBD/RNP motifs) family protein (RNA-binding (RRM/RBD/RNP motifs) family protein; FUNCTIONS IN: RNA binding, nucleotide binding, nucleic acid binding; INVOLVED IN: biological_process unknown; LOCATED IN: chloroplast; EXPRESSED IN: 22 plant structures; EXPRESSED DURING: 13 growth stages; CONTAINS InterPro DOMAIN/s: RNA recognition motif, RNP-1 (InterPro:IPR000504), Nucleotide-binding, alpha-beta plait (InterPro:IPR012677); BEST Arabidopsis thaliana protein match is: RNA-binding (RRM/RBD/RNP motifs) family protein (TAIR:AT5G54580.1); Has 7 Blast hits to 7 proteins in 2 species: Archae - 0; Bacteria - 0; Metazoa - 0; Fungi - 0; Plants - 7; Viruses - 0; Other Eukaryotes - 0 (source: NCBI BLink).): MAISLGRVVVPSCTISGDRLFIPNFSAICSVSCGRINVGTGVISARRRRDIGGVLISSCLSTDSSSSPPSSSSGPKTKLYVSGLSFRTTEDTLRDTFEQFGNLIHMNMVMDKVANRPKGFAFLRYETEEEAMKAIQGMHGKFLDGRVIFVEEAKTRSDMSRAKPRRDFPKPQSKPRTFRTW, encoded by the exons ATGGCAATTAGCTTAGGTAGAGTCGTCGTTCCGTCGTGTACCATTTCTGGAGATCGGCTCTTCATACCTAACTTCTCGGCCATCTGCAGCGTCTCTTGTGGACGAATCAATGTCGGAACCGGCGTAATTTCTGCTCGTCGACGCCGTGACATTGGCGGGGTTTTAATATCTAGCTGTCTCTCTACggattcatcttcttctccaccgtcttcttcttctgggcCGAAGACGAAACTCTATGTCAGTG GGCTTTCTTTCCGCACAACTGAAGATACCTTACGGGATACATTTGAACAGTTTGGGAACCTTATACACA TGAACATGGTGATGGATAAAGTAGCTAATAGACCAAAAGGTTTTGCTTTCCTACGGtatgaaacagaggaggagGCTATGAAAGCTATTCAAGGGATGCACGGAAAG TTTTTGGATGGAAGGGTAATATTCGTGGAGGAAGCTAAAACCAGATCAGATATGTCCAGAGCAAAACCCAGACGAGACTTCCCCAAACCTCAATCCAAACCTCGCACCTTTCGTACCTGGTag
- the NUDT21 gene encoding nudix hydrolase homolog 21 (nudix hydrolase homolog 21 (NUDT21); FUNCTIONS IN: hydrolase activity; INVOLVED IN: biological_process unknown; LOCATED IN: chloroplast; EXPRESSED IN: 24 plant structures; EXPRESSED DURING: 15 growth stages; CONTAINS InterPro DOMAIN/s: NUDIX hydrolase domain-like (InterPro:IPR015797), NUDIX hydrolase, conserved site (InterPro:IPR020084), NUDIX hydrolase domain (InterPro:IPR000086); BEST Arabidopsis thaliana protein match is: nudix hydrolase homolog 4 (TAIR:AT1G18300.1); Has 1276 Blast hits to 1275 proteins in 388 species: Archae - 3; Bacteria - 524; Metazoa - 249; Fungi - 131; Plants - 237; Viruses - 0; Other Eukaryotes - 132 (source: NCBI BLink).) encodes MISLFISNFSNLSNLSPTFDNMNMNIPSKKIVPVPTPSEKVVSLVSRTGRDLQRYNTAGYRQVVGCVPYRYKKHGGGEIEVLLISAQKKGKGMLLPKGGWEIDESIEEAALRETIEEAGVTGQLEESLGKWQYKSKRHTMIHDGHMFPLLVSQQFEIWPESEFRQRKWVSLSEAIELCQNSWMREALEAFINRKCQTQ; translated from the exons atgatttctcTATTCATCTCAAACTTTTCAAACTTATCAAACTTATCTCCGACCTTTGATAACATGAACATGAACATCCCATCGAAGAAGATCGTACCGGTACCGACACCGAGTGAGAAAGTTGTCTCTTTGGTATCTCGAACCGGACGAGATCTCCAACGTTACAACACCGCAGGGTATCGTCAAGTCGTCGG ATGTGTACCATATAGATACAAGAAACACGGAGGAGGAGAAATTGAAGTGCTTTTGATAAGTGCACAGAAGAAAGGGAAAGGAATGTTATTACCAAAAGGAGGTTGGGAGATTGATGAATCAATAGAAGAAGCTGCTTTAAGAGAGACAATTGAAGAAGCTGGTGTTACGGGTCAGCTTGAAGAATCACTTGGGAAATGGCaatacaaaagcaaaagacatACTATGATTCATGATGGTCATATGTTTCCTTTGCTTGTTAGTCAGCAGTTTGAGATATGGCCTGAATCTGAATTCAGACAACGCAAATGGGTTTCTTTGTCTGAAGCGATTGAGTTGTGTCAGAATTCGTGGATGAGAGAAGCTTTGGAAGCTTTCATTAACCGGAAATGCCAGACCCAATAA
- a CDS encoding Bifunctional inhibitor/lipid-transfer protein/seed storage 2S albumin superfamily protein (Bifunctional inhibitor/lipid-transfer protein/seed storage 2S albumin superfamily protein; FUNCTIONS IN: lipid binding; INVOLVED IN: lipid transport; LOCATED IN: endomembrane system; CONTAINS InterPro DOMAIN/s: Bifunctional inhibitor/plant lipid transfer protein/seed storage (InterPro:IPR016140), Plant lipid transfer protein/seed storage/trypsin-alpha amylase inhibitor (InterPro:IPR003612); BEST Arabidopsis thaliana protein match is: Bifunctional inhibitor/lipid-transfer protein/seed storage 2S albumin superfamily protein (TAIR:AT1G73560.1); Has 123 Blast hits to 123 proteins in 17 species: Archae - 0; Bacteria - 0; Metazoa - 0; Fungi - 0; Plants - 123; Viruses - 0; Other Eukaryotes - 0 (source: NCBI BLink).), with translation MNITRILGVVTTVVILYSVQVTAQFFGDVQQAMRCVAKLMPCQPYIHLSIPPPPLCCNPMKQIAEKDVSCLCTAFKHPDLLRFLALTKENAIKILDSCGINHDPSVCNKTNPSSPAALPEAATSGNSFSTKKNTALAITFFGFSFVFLGMII, from the exons atgaatatcaCAAGAATTCTCGGTGTAGTCACCACCGTCGTCATTCTCTACTCCGTGCAAGTCACAGCACAATTTTTCGGAGACGTTCAACAGGCAATGAGATGCGTAGCAAAACTAATGCCATGTCAACCGTACATTCACTTGTCGATTCCTCCGCCGCCATTGTGTTGTAATCCGATGAAACAGATCGCCGAGAAGGATGTGTCGTGTCTATGCACCGCCTTCAAACATCCAGACTTGCTCAGGTTCCTTGCTCTCACCAAAGAGAACGCTATTAAAATCCTCGACTCATGTGGTATTAATCATGATCCGTCAGTCTGCAACAAGACTAATC CTTCTTCGCCTGCTGCGTTGCCTGAAGCTGCGACTAGTG GGAATTCTTTCAGCACCAAGAAAAACACAGCTCTAGCCATCACTTTTTTCggattttcttttgtatttcttgGGAtgatcatttga
- a CDS encoding Bifunctional inhibitor/lipid-transfer protein/seed storage 2S albumin superfamily protein (Bifunctional inhibitor/lipid-transfer protein/seed storage 2S albumin superfamily protein; FUNCTIONS IN: lipid binding; INVOLVED IN: lipid transport; LOCATED IN: endomembrane system; CONTAINS InterPro DOMAIN/s: Bifunctional inhibitor/plant lipid transfer protein/seed storage (InterPro:IPR016140), Plant lipid transfer protein/seed storage/trypsin-alpha amylase inhibitor (InterPro:IPR003612); BEST Arabidopsis thaliana protein match is: Bifunctional inhibitor/lipid-transfer protein/seed storage 2S albumin superfamily protein (TAIR:AT1G73560.1); Has 30201 Blast hits to 17322 proteins in 780 species: Archae - 12; Bacteria - 1396; Metazoa - 17338; Fungi - 3422; Plants - 5037; Viruses - 0; Other Eukaryotes - 2996 (source: NCBI BLink).): protein MNITRILGVVTTVVILYSVQVTAQFFGDVQQAMRCVAKLMPCQPYIHLSIPPPPLCCNPMKQIAEKDVSCLCTAFKHPDLLRFLALTKENAIKILDSCGINHDPSVCNKTNPSSPAALPEAATSGMHLPTPYQN from the exons atgaatatcaCAAGAATTCTCGGTGTAGTCACCACCGTCGTCATTCTCTACTCCGTGCAAGTCACAGCACAATTTTTCGGAGACGTTCAACAGGCAATGAGATGCGTAGCAAAACTAATGCCATGTCAACCGTACATTCACTTGTCGATTCCTCCGCCGCCATTGTGTTGTAATCCGATGAAACAGATCGCCGAGAAGGATGTGTCGTGTCTATGCACCGCCTTCAAACATCCAGACTTGCTCAGGTTCCTTGCTCTCACCAAAGAGAACGCTATTAAAATCCTCGACTCATGTGGTATTAATCATGATCCGTCAGTCTGCAACAAGACTAATC CTTCTTCGCCTGCTGCGTTGCCTGAAGCTGCGACTAGTGGTATGCATTTACCTACTCCAtatcaaaattga